Proteins encoded together in one Deltaproteobacteria bacterium window:
- a CDS encoding nucleotidyl transferase AbiEii/AbiGii toxin family protein: protein MGDLIAQERFEIEVLDRMNSAKLLSPLVFAGGSMLRLCYGLNRFSIDLDFWFRREVEPETFFLSCKGTLSQFYRLKDTAQKHYTLLFEISSSDYPRGLKVEIRKEIKRVKTEDAIAFSRYSWHQVLVRVVSLEDMMREKMQAFLEREEIRDCFDIDFLPLPRGERSAASS, encoded by the coding sequence ATGGGCGACTTGATAGCTCAAGAGAGATTCGAGATAGAGGTGCTGGACAGGATGAACAGTGCAAAACTGCTTTCCCCCCTTGTCTTTGCCGGGGGTTCCATGCTCAGGCTTTGCTATGGTCTGAACAGGTTTTCCATCGACTTGGATTTCTGGTTTAGGAGGGAGGTAGAACCTGAGACTTTTTTTCTTTCATGCAAGGGAACACTCTCCCAATTCTATCGCTTAAAAGATACCGCACAAAAACATTACACCCTACTCTTTGAGATTTCTTCTTCGGATTACCCTCGAGGCCTCAAGGTGGAGATTCGAAAGGAGATAAAAAGGGTCAAAACTGAGGACGCCATCGCCTTCAGTCGTTACTCATGGCATCAGGTCTTAGTACGAGTGGTATCCCTTGAGGACATGATGCGGGAGAAGATGCAGGCATTTCTGGAGAGGGAGGAAATCAGGGATTGCTTCGATATAGACTTTCTGCCTCTCCCCCGTGGAGAGAGATCTGCGGCGAGCTCTTAG
- a CDS encoding type II secretion system protein M gives MIKTIKTIKNLTQREKVLIGGAAIFIIGLLGYYFVISPALERSRLLSRLIAQKEMQLQELLLLKEEYRTLKASEDEIVSRLSAAGGSVSPLSQLEQLARSAGLRDRIQQMKPLSPISTPRYTVVPVQLRFKGAGLKEVVSYLYEIENASLPFRIKRLKIRSTARSPGSLDVTLEILTFSVSGGR, from the coding sequence ATGATTAAAACGATAAAGACGATAAAGAACCTCACCCAGCGGGAAAAGGTCCTGATCGGAGGCGCCGCCATCTTCATCATCGGCCTTTTGGGCTACTATTTCGTTATCTCACCTGCGCTGGAAAGATCCAGGTTGCTGAGCCGCCTCATCGCCCAAAAGGAGATGCAACTGCAGGAACTCCTCCTGCTGAAAGAGGAATATCGCACGTTGAAGGCCTCTGAGGATGAGATCGTCAGCCGGCTCTCCGCCGCCGGGGGGTCTGTCTCACCCTTATCTCAACTGGAGCAATTGGCCAGAAGTGCGGGCCTAAGGGATCGGATCCAGCAGATGAAGCCCCTCTCCCCCATCTCCACCCCACGCTATACCGTCGTCCCTGTGCAGTTGAGGTTCAAGGGGGCGGGGTTAAAGGAGGTGGTATCCTATCTCTACGAGATAGAAAACGCCTCTCTACCCTTCCGAATAAAGAGGCTCAAGATCAGGTCCACGGCCCGCTCCCCCGGCAGCCTCGATGTGACCCTGGAGATTTTGACCTTCAGCGTCTCTGGCGGAAGATAG
- the pilM gene encoding pilus assembly protein PilM, whose amino-acid sequence MALYLPGCRIVGLDAGAHSIKAVQLTTSLTNFKITGFLIKERQGSTWEDLAEDLRSITPEGPLQGDVFVTSFPSHKALFRTSELPFSQLDKIEAAIPYEAESIMISPLEEMAVDFTLLEGTSQGSSVIITCVQRELLQDYMDALREGGMVPDMIDIDALALARLMEEVKEERGIVLLDVGAEKISVNIFQKGGLRFTRSIPLEDGGGNGIEEIRPALEEVIFTMKAYLGAGGRPIEEVWLTGGGSRREGLDGYLEKEIGVKVNYPDFLKKFPSTVTLPEEANMMGGVALGLALRGLRREKGRVDLAGKIPKPSQTLTPTLRKKVFIITTAVILLLVLIGANFYLGIAAKERRYTMLKGEMRRVFKEAFPEVRGVVNELQQAREMVRGMGERGVKISSHRGYTPLKILREIAQRLPEGTKIVELDMDEGRVALRGMAPSFAMVDEVKSSLAASALFQDVKVGKVELARRGGKGVLFRMVLAREEK is encoded by the coding sequence CGGCTTTTTAATAAAGGAGCGCCAGGGGAGTACCTGGGAAGACCTGGCTGAAGACCTTCGCTCCATCACGCCGGAGGGGCCTTTGCAGGGCGATGTCTTTGTGACCTCCTTCCCCAGCCATAAGGCCCTCTTTCGCACCTCTGAACTCCCCTTCTCCCAACTGGACAAGATCGAGGCGGCCATCCCATATGAAGCCGAATCCATTATGATCTCACCTTTGGAGGAGATGGCGGTTGATTTTACTCTCCTTGAGGGGACGTCCCAAGGGAGCTCTGTTATTATCACATGTGTACAGAGGGAGCTCTTGCAGGATTATATGGACGCCCTGCGTGAGGGGGGTATGGTCCCCGATATGATAGATATCGACGCCTTGGCCCTGGCCCGCCTGATGGAAGAGGTGAAAGAAGAGAGGGGTATTGTCCTCCTTGATGTAGGGGCTGAGAAGATCTCGGTGAACATCTTCCAAAAAGGGGGACTGCGGTTCACCCGATCCATCCCCCTGGAGGATGGAGGAGGGAATGGAATTGAGGAGATCAGGCCTGCTCTCGAAGAAGTGATCTTTACCATGAAAGCCTATCTTGGCGCAGGGGGAAGGCCGATAGAGGAGGTGTGGCTCACCGGAGGAGGTTCCCGGAGAGAGGGGCTTGATGGGTACCTGGAGAAAGAAATAGGGGTAAAGGTGAATTACCCTGATTTCTTGAAGAAATTCCCCTCCACCGTGACCCTGCCTGAGGAGGCGAATATGATGGGGGGAGTGGCCCTGGGCCTGGCCCTGCGGGGCCTGAGGAGAGAAAAGGGTAGGGTGGACCTGGCGGGAAAAATTCCCAAACCCTCCCAGACCCTTACCCCTACGCTGCGCAAGAAGGTCTTTATTATAACCACTGCCGTTATCCTCCTTTTGGTCCTGATCGGGGCAAATTTCTATCTGGGGATTGCAGCCAAGGAGAGGCGTTACACGATGCTCAAGGGAGAGATGCGGCGGGTATTCAAAGAGGCCTTCCCCGAAGTAAGGGGGGTGGTGAATGAACTCCAGCAAGCCAGGGAGATGGTCAGGGGGATGGGTGAGCGGGGGGTGAAGATTAGCTCTCACCGCGGATACACCCCCCTGAAGATCCTCCGCGAGATCGCTCAACGCCTCCCTGAGGGGACGAAGATCGTGGAATTGGACATGGATGAGGGGAGGGTCGCCCTGCGGGGGATGGCCCCCTCTTTCGCTATGGTGGATGAGGTAAAGAGCTCCCTTGCTGCCTCTGCCCTCTTTCAGGATGTGAAGGTGGGCAAAGTGGAGCTCGCCCGGCGGGGTGGAAAGGGGGTACTCTTTAGGATGGTCCTTGCCAGGGAAGAAAAATGA